One window of Paenibacillus albicereus genomic DNA carries:
- a CDS encoding helix-turn-helix domain-containing protein — protein sequence MTDPRIQTFMEKERKQAKGQRLEMLERELHGTIKLLETAILPVFRSLEGFHLEYEFKSPTGYSYYADLFYEPLQTVFECDGFVPHGELLTRERFALERQRVRTMAMFGYRYLPFSWDELEKKGELCRRTVFELLGRFGKGTKAIQALSIQEREMLRLAAQGQSFRQRDAQIWLGLKNETVRKIIRRMLEKGWVAPDSKGESRIHSYKMTEQGWSLFRGHG from the coding sequence ATGACTGATCCTAGAATTCAAACCTTTATGGAAAAGGAACGTAAACAGGCCAAGGGCCAGCGTTTGGAAATGCTGGAAAGAGAGCTGCACGGAACGATCAAGCTGCTTGAAACCGCTATTCTCCCCGTTTTCCGTTCCTTGGAAGGGTTCCATTTAGAGTATGAGTTCAAAAGCCCTACCGGCTATAGCTACTATGCCGATCTCTTTTACGAGCCGCTCCAAACCGTATTTGAATGCGATGGATTCGTGCCGCACGGAGAGCTTTTGACAAGAGAACGATTTGCGTTGGAGAGGCAGCGGGTAAGAACGATGGCGATGTTCGGCTATCGCTATCTGCCCTTCAGTTGGGACGAACTGGAGAAGAAAGGAGAGCTTTGCCGAAGGACGGTCTTTGAACTGCTGGGCCGTTTTGGGAAGGGAACAAAAGCGATCCAGGCTTTATCGATTCAAGAAAGGGAGATGTTGCGGCTGGCAGCCCAGGGACAATCCTTTCGCCAACGAGATGCGCAGATTTGGCTGGGGTTGAAGAATGAGACGGTAAGGAAGATTATTCGTCGCATGCTCGAAAAGGGATGGGTAGCCCCAGATAGCAAAGGAGAGTCACGTATCCACTCTTACAAAATGACGGAACAGGGCTGGAGCTTGTTTCGGGGTCACGGCTGA
- a CDS encoding Gfo/Idh/MocA family protein: MTHSPLRIGIIGAGAIGNVHMDTIKNIPEATVAAVTDAFLPLAQQRADEHGIPTVHESPQHLLEDAGIDAVVICVPNQFHAGLAIEALRQGKHVLLEKPMAISLPDARAILDAKLASGKTLMVAHQMRFLGLSRAIKDMIDGGKLGRIYNAKTGWWRKKGIPGWGSWFTRKDMAGGGPLIDIGVHMLDLSLYMMGNPRPVSVFGTTYAEFGPQRKGIGNWGTPNWDGYYDVEDLATALIKMDNGATLTLEVSWAAHSAGMGENPFIHLMGTEGGASYSGSTGTYVTHDEQGVVEQDIAPLEGEEDRVLMFRHFIECVQTGREPISSALTGYTVNRVLDAIYESSRTGSEVKLSWT, from the coding sequence ATGACCCATTCCCCGCTCCGCATCGGCATCATCGGCGCCGGCGCGATCGGCAACGTGCATATGGATACGATCAAGAACATCCCGGAAGCGACGGTCGCGGCCGTGACCGACGCGTTCCTGCCGCTGGCGCAGCAGCGTGCTGACGAGCACGGCATCCCGACCGTGCACGAGAGCCCGCAGCATCTGCTCGAGGACGCAGGCATCGACGCCGTCGTCATCTGCGTGCCCAACCAGTTTCACGCCGGCCTGGCGATCGAGGCGCTCCGTCAGGGCAAGCATGTGCTGCTCGAAAAGCCGATGGCGATCAGCCTGCCGGACGCGCGCGCCATTCTCGACGCGAAGCTTGCCTCGGGCAAGACGCTCATGGTCGCGCACCAGATGCGCTTCCTCGGCCTCAGCCGCGCGATCAAGGACATGATCGACGGCGGCAAGCTCGGCCGTATCTACAACGCCAAGACCGGCTGGTGGCGCAAGAAGGGCATTCCCGGCTGGGGCTCCTGGTTCACGCGCAAGGACATGGCCGGCGGCGGCCCACTGATCGATATCGGCGTGCATATGCTCGACCTGTCGCTTTACATGATGGGCAACCCGCGCCCGGTCAGCGTCTTCGGCACGACCTACGCCGAGTTCGGCCCGCAGCGCAAGGGCATCGGCAACTGGGGCACGCCCAACTGGGACGGCTACTATGACGTCGAGGATCTGGCGACGGCCCTCATCAAGATGGACAACGGCGCGACGCTCACGCTCGAAGTGAGCTGGGCGGCGCATAGCGCCGGGATGGGCGAGAACCCGTTCATCCATCTGATGGGCACGGAAGGCGGCGCGAGCTACTCCGGCAGCACGGGCACTTACGTCACCCACGACGAGCAAGGCGTGGTCGAGCAGGATATCGCTCCGCTCGAGGGCGAAGAGGACCGCGTGCTCATGTTCCGCCATTTCATCGAATGCGTGCAGACCGGACGCGAGCCGATCAGCTCGGCTCTGACCGGCTACACCGTCAACCGCGTCCTCGACGCGATCTATGAATCGTCCCGCACGGGCAGCGAAGTCAAGCTGAGCTGGACCTGA
- a CDS encoding Dabb family protein → MEQRQGRIRHMVIFDLAREEGSVEETAFLRDGERILTSIPVVRAFGAFRQTSAKNDYRLGFSMEFDSRADYEAYNAHPAHVSFVEERWQKEVSRFLEIDFDLDGATAPREGAGQ, encoded by the coding sequence ATGGAGCAGCGGCAAGGCCGGATTCGGCATATGGTGATCTTTGATTTGGCGCGTGAAGAGGGCTCGGTCGAGGAGACGGCGTTTCTGAGGGACGGGGAGCGCATCCTGACCTCGATTCCGGTCGTTCGGGCATTCGGAGCCTTCCGCCAGACGAGCGCGAAAAACGACTACCGCCTCGGCTTCAGCATGGAATTCGACAGCCGGGCCGACTACGAGGCGTACAACGCCCATCCGGCGCATGTGTCGTTCGTGGAGGAGCGGTGGCAGAAGGAAGTGAGCCGCTTCCTCGAGATCGACTTCGATCTGGACGGGGCGACCGCCCCAAGAGAGGGGGCCGGGCAATGA
- a CDS encoding SDR family NAD(P)-dependent oxidoreductase — protein sequence MSAPYEPLTGAGGAAEAGGIRLDLSGHVALVTGSTGQLGRVIARTLAQAGADIVLHYHGNEAKAKELHAELAALGRSIMIAQADVTKLDSVQAMRAAAVASGMRPVDIVVANAVVQYGWTSVLEQPVEDYVSQFESCVLQSVHLAKAFVPAMKQGGWGRMIGINTECAMQNFPTQSAYVAGKRGMDGVYRVLAKEVGADGITVNQVAPGWTISERDRENGTERSEGYESTVPLRRRGTDQEIAHAVAFLASDLASFITGAYLPVNGGNVMPAI from the coding sequence ATGAGCGCCCCATACGAGCCGCTGACGGGAGCCGGCGGAGCAGCCGAAGCGGGCGGCATCCGGCTCGACTTGTCGGGCCATGTCGCGCTCGTGACCGGATCGACGGGCCAGCTCGGGCGAGTCATCGCCCGCACGCTGGCGCAGGCGGGAGCCGACATCGTGCTGCACTATCACGGCAACGAGGCCAAGGCGAAAGAGCTGCACGCCGAGCTGGCCGCTCTCGGACGCAGCATCATGATCGCCCAAGCGGATGTCACGAAGCTGGACTCCGTGCAGGCGATGCGCGCCGCCGCCGTCGCCTCCGGCATGAGGCCGGTCGACATCGTCGTCGCCAACGCGGTCGTCCAGTACGGCTGGACGTCCGTGCTGGAGCAGCCGGTGGAGGATTATGTCAGCCAGTTCGAGTCGTGCGTGCTGCAGAGCGTGCATCTGGCCAAAGCCTTCGTCCCCGCGATGAAGCAAGGCGGCTGGGGCAGGATGATCGGCATCAACACGGAGTGCGCGATGCAGAACTTTCCGACGCAGTCGGCCTATGTCGCGGGCAAGCGCGGCATGGACGGCGTCTACCGCGTGCTCGCCAAGGAAGTCGGAGCGGACGGCATCACCGTCAACCAGGTCGCTCCGGGCTGGACGATCAGCGAGCGCGACCGCGAGAACGGCACCGAGCGCAGCGAAGGCTACGAGAGCACCGTCCCCTTGCGCCGCCGCGGCACGGACCAGGAGATCGCCCATGCGGTCGCTTTCCTCGCCTCGGACCTCGCCTCGTTCATCACCGGCGCCTACCTCCCGGTGAACGGCGGCAACGTGATGCCGGCGATATAG